GACGCGTGGCACTCATCCACATATCGGATGAGGTTGCCGCAAACTCCGATGCAAAGAGACATCGCAAGCTGCAAGCTTGCGAAAGACTGAGTTTCGGAGGACGCGCACTTCGATCAGCTTTGCCCGCAGCCATGCGCCGCCGTAGGTTCCGGCAACAGCTCCAAGGATACCCAGAACCACGCCATAACCGAGCACGCTGTGCGCCGCACCGGCGGTTCCGCCGGCCAGGGCGCCCATCAGGATGCGAGCAATGAACTGCGGCGGCACTTTGCGGCTCGGTGTCTTCGGCAGCTTATCGTTAATCAGCTCACCGATGGCAAGCACAGTGAAAATCAACGCAGTCCATTTCGATCCCACGAAGGCAAGCTAAAGGCACCCGTCTCTCCTTCAAACAGCCACCTGCACATTGATGGTACCCACGCCTCTGCAAAGTAGATAGGTTTCCCCAACATTGATTGCCTTCCGATTTCGAGGACTATGGAACGATACACTCTTGGCGATTAGATGTGACATCCGCACCCTTATGCCGACGAGTGACGGAGATCTTATACTTCTGGCCGGAGACTAATTCGTAGAGCTCATTCAAATCAACATATTCCAGAACTGTGGCATGTGGCCCAATGAGAACCCCTACTCCCCCAACCCGACCGGGACTTGAATCTACGGACATTCCTCTCAATAAGACTCGTCGCCCGTTCATATCCTCGACCTTTAGAGATTCCAATGGTCCGCGCGAATGCGCGCTTGACACTCTCACTAGCTCCTCTGTGTTGTTGGTAATTGATACATGCATGATGAGATGTCCAGCTTCCTTCGCGTTTCCACAAGCCAAGTTGATCGATAGTGGCGCACTCTTACGAGCCGGCTCTTGCGCAACACTGAGTGCATACAGAGGCAACAAAAGCATTGTCGCGGCTGCTAAATGAAATTTCACTTCACACCTCCTAAGGGAAACATTTATAAGCTTGCTCCATTGTTTGGGGGGCAGGCGTCGTTCCTTGCCAATCCGGAAATTCTCGAGATGGGGTGAACGATCCTGCATTTCCGTTGCCGGCAGGGCACTGTAGGAGGTACGTGGTCCCATTGGAGGTAGTTTGTTTCGTGTTAATACCGCAGGCTGACCAATCCCAATTAAGATTCCCAAGCGGCACCGGAATTGAACTGCACGAGTCAGGGTCTCCGGGACTAGGCGTACAGCCGTCCGGTAGAAGGGGGTTCCAAAGGGCGTAAAGTTTGAATGCCATTTTGACGCCAACTTCGCCATCAGTTGCGGGTAACGGACCGACTGTCGGAGCATCACCGAATTTCGATGAAGCTGCTGTCGGATAGAAACCATCAAGTGAAGGAGATGGAGTAGTACTTGGGCAGACGCGGCGCCGCATTACGCCCTCTGTATATCTTTGGAGTGAATCCGATTGGATGATTTGGACCCACCAAAAGGGAGACGCCGTATTCTGTTGTGCAGAGCTGTTATCTGCCTGTATCTCTAATGTGAATCCCAAATCGTAGACGGTTGGATCTTCTGCCGGCACTTTACCTATCCCCATCAGCGTTGTTCCCTCTACAGCTCGAATAGTCACCGGAGAACGTGGATAAAGATCAACTACACGTATGTTCGTGGGACCTTGTACATTGAAATCTGCCGACGCGGCATATGGCTCACCATTGCTCAATGCTGCAGAAAAGTGAACGGACTCTGATCCGTTAATGTTGTGAAAATAGAATTTTATTGAGTTTACATTCGACGTTGCTGGCAATGGGGCTTCCTTCCCGCCGCTTTCGGCGTTAGGATATCCTTTATTCCCATAGTCTATAAACCCGCCGGTAATATCACTTTGATTTATTTGCCATGATTGGTCACTCATAGTGATGCCTTGCGGCGGATGGATTACACAAAGCCATATTTGCTGTCCGGCCTTGACTGTCTTTGAACCACCTCCCGACGAAGCAAGGAGCTCACCGTTTGTACAGTTTGTTGCGTCTGTAGCGTTTGAGACCAGACGCAATTGTCCCGTAGGCGTTTGAGCTAACACCGCCGCATTTGCGATTCCGTTAGGGCTACCACCATTACAGGCCCCGCAAATGAAGGTGGATCCCGTGTATCCCGGGATAACCACAATCTGGACGGGTTCATTTGGAGCATTTATGTCCACATGAACGTGGAAGTGCGTCTGCGTGCCATCAGAGCTTGAATTGTAAGCGACTCCTGACGATACGCCTGGTGCGATAGCCGAAACAGTAGGATTGTCGCCGAATCCGGTGCCCACCACCGTGACATCATAGTCACCGCCAGCAGGCCAACTCGGTGGACTCACGCCCGTCACGACTGCCGGCGGATAGCCAACCGTCAGATCCTTCGGTTCGCTTTCTCCCCAGGTATTCGAAACCGTGAATTGATGTGGGCCGATCGAGGCGGTTCCTGAAACGCTGTAGTTGAGTGATGCAGATGCCGCATCCCCACTCGCCACCGTGACTGTTAGGTCACCGTCACGGGACGAGGCCGTTAGCCTCCCAAGATCGTCTCGAAGATTCTGCCCTTGAACATGAATTGTTCCCGATTTTCCCCGCACAACCGAAGGTGGATCGATGCTTGAGATCGACGGCGGTGCGGTGCCGAACTGGAAGTAGGTATACCCAAGATAAATGATCTCCTCGTCGACATATACCTGGCCGCTGCCGGGATCGTAGCCAGTCCCACTGGGATCGCCGCCGCCAGGTGAAGTGAAAGACGCTCCTGGTGGATATTGGTAAGGATTGTAGTACCCGTCTTCGTAATAGAAGTAGGTTATCAGGTAGTGTTCGCTGTAGATGGTGTAGACACTTCCCTGATGCACTGGCGCTGTAGTTTCTACGCCAGTCCATACAATTGGGGGTGGGATAGGATTCCCATCGCACCTCCAATCCGGCGGGTTCGAATCACATGGATCCAAATACTCTGTCCTGGAAGCCTCAACGTCCTTCTGCGCCTGGCCCTCGTACAGATAACCGATCACCGCTGCGTTGTAATAATACGCACTGCCATAATCTATATCAGTTTCCGACCAACCATCGACTTCGTTTGCATTTGTGGATTCAAGGACTCCAGAGAAACCGACAACCTGAGCGATACCAGCTTTTGCAAAAAGGACACAAAAACAAATTGCGATGAGAGAGGCCCGCCGTATCGATGTCATCATTTCACCCTCCGGGACAGCATGGAAGGCTGGGATATGTGATCAGGTAGAGTTCCTACGGTTACGGCGGGTGCGAAATCCTTTTTCAAGAAGGTTTCAAGCTTCTCTTTATCAGCAGGCGTGAGACTTTTTTGAAGGGTTTCGATCTCTGAGTTGATTGCATCGTCGCGTTCAGCTTGAAGTTCCTTTAAGCGAGGCGGTGGCGGAGGTATTACAAAACCTTTTGGCAGAGGACTTTTGGGAATACCTGCGTGCGCATCTTTGATAATCTTCCGCGCTTCAGCGTCTTTTTCCTGGAGAGCCTTTTCGAGATGTAACGCAGACGTGTGAAGTTTCTCAAATTCCCCGTTCGAGAATCCCAATCGCATCTGGAAGTGAGTCCGAAAATCTTCGCCATTTTTACCAGCCTGCTTAAGCGCATCGGCCCTTCTCTCAAGATGCAACTGATAAGCAAGGAAGTGGCGGTAAAGAACCGGCAGAGTGGGTGGCGTCTTTGTTGGCTGAACCTTTACTATGCCGGAGTCCTGGCCCAATAATGAGGCAGCAGTCATCGTTAGCATTAGCAGCATGATGCTCTTGATTGAATTCTTGCAACGCATTGAGGCCTTCCTGAGAAACGTACCTGGCAGTTGAAGAGCTACTAGGTTCTTGAACGGTTTCAATTGCACGCGAATGGTTTGTCCACTTGAAACTTAGCTGCGCTATTGATCGTCCATGTCGCAGTCGTTACCCCAACATCGTAAAGACCAGGGGCCAGACCATTCGGCACCTGCACCACAACAGAGTCTCGGCTCCAGCTCACAATTACTGCCTGGATACCACCAATCGTCACCGTCCCCTGCACAGCGCCGAAATCTGCTCCAAAGATAGTCAATCCCATCTGCGGCGGCCCGATTGGCAGTAACAAGCTGATCTGCGCAAGCAACCACGTACCACCCCCACCGGCCTGGAAAGAATTGCTCGGAAAGAGCGAAGGATTATTGGACACACTCGTGATGCTCGCGGAGGTCATCGTGTTCCCTCCCTTCTGGTAGAAGGTGAGCGAGGTTCCGTTCGCTTGGGCATAGACCGGCATGTTGCAATTGTTGGTAATCAGCGCCCCGAGTGCCGACGCTATGCCTGCCGGTGTCGTGAACTGGCCGTAGGTCAAGGACACGGAGATACCATTGATGGTCGCTGTCACGGTACCGGTGTCGTAAGTGCTTCCCGAGGACTGTTCCCCTCCGCCGATGGTGACTGAGCCGATAGCCGTAGCCGCGACTCCTCGGCTGACGAAACAACCGAGAATCGAGAGCAGCAGAATTATCTTGCGAGGCTTACGCGACATTTTCGTTCCCTCAGAGTTCTGCGTTGCTATTGCAATGTAATAAGCACCATGATGGTTCCGGTGCCGGAATCAAGCGAGCCGAGAGCCTTGCCGATCACCGCTCCGACTAAACGGCTGCGGTCCGTGCCCTTCATGGCATAGCCCATGGTGGATGAGGTCACAAGCAAATCCCCGACCTGGATAGGGCCGTTCTCTGCCGTTACCTTGGTGGGGACCCTGCCCAGCATCGCCATCGGGATCTCGTCTGCACTGGCTGGATCGCTGGCCTCATGGAATCGGCCTACGAAGCCCGGCTTCGTCGAATAGACACCGGATGCCATGGTTGAATACGCTTCGTTCGACTTGAGGAATTTACCCGGCGCCTTCGGATCGATCACAAGCACATCGCCCGGTTCATACTTGGTGCGGTCCCCGGTCACATCGACAGACTCGGCGTAATCCGCGCCGCAGCCCGCATAGGGAGCGCTCTGACCTTGCGCAATGCCGCCGAAGAAGAGTTGTCCGTCGATCTCTACGTCGCCAGCGATATGAAGCTTCTTCTGTGGGTTTGTCGTGCCGATGCCGACGTTACCGTTGCCATGAAGGCGCAAAAGAGAATTGACCGTACCATTATTGGTTACATCGTAGAACGCAAAGCCGCCTCCTCCGCCACCGCCGCGGTTTGCCATAAAATCCGCTTCGCCATCACCGCCCGTGCGGTTCCATCCAGTTACCAGCTTGGCGCTATTCGCGACCTTGCTCATGTCGAGAGAGCCCCATTGCGGATCGAGATTGACGCCGGAGACGAGAAGACCACCAACCGGCGGCGTTACATCGAGGATTCCCTGAGGCGTTGATGTGCCAATGCCAACATTGCCGCTTGTGTAATAAGTATTGGAACCGGACAGCCCCCAGGGACTCGCGCCAGCCGGACCGGTAGCGCCCGCCGGTCCCGCAGGACCTTGGGGGCCAACAAGCCCGCTCGAAGGGCCAACCCAAACGCCACTGGAGTTGATTACCTGGTTTCCACCGACCGATAATCCGCCGGAAGTTGAGATTGCACCGGCTGAATTTACCTGAAACTGAGAACTTGAGCCGACCGAAAGCAATGCACTTGGAGAGGTGGTGCCAATACCAACATTGCCATTGTGGTCGATTCTCATTCTTTCCAGAGAAGTTAGGCTGCCTGAAGGCGTGGTATTAAAGTACAAATATGCGGAATGGTCGGTTGTGGTCCAAGTATTGTAGGCCGCTCCCGCATAAGTAGCTTGACCTAGGCTCCAGCTTGTTCCATCGTAGGCGCCAAGGTTTATTGCTCCAAGCACGCTGCCTGCGGTTACGGCAGTCGGGTTCAAATTAGTACCGCCAGATCTTCGAAACCTTAAGACAGGATTGTTTCCGAAAGCATTTAGTTGAATAGCCGTCGCCGACGAATCCGCCGCGCCCATATTAAGAATTACTCCGCTAGCTGGCGCGGGAAGTGTTGTTGCGGTATTGCTATTCACTGTTAGCAACGCATTCGGCGATGTAGTCCCCACCCCAACGTTCCCGGTGCTAGGAAACGTGTTTTGCGCGTACGCACTTACCGCGAACAATGCCATCAGAGCGGCGAGCCAGAGCCTATTCCTTTGCATATCCTGTCATCCTCTTCCTGTGTCGCTTTCAATTCCGTGATGCTTTTGGGCGCACGGCCGCGTCTCCGGCTCGAATCCTTCTCGCCAGTCTTCTGAATTACTTCAGGGCAACATCAAAGGGCACTTACGCAGAACAAGGCTGCAGTTCACCTACGGAACGGCGTTGAGTGTGTATTTGGGTTTGTTGTAAGAAGGAGGGCGAAAGCCCGTAACCAAGATTGTTACAATTCGTCAAAAGCAGAAAAACATCGATCCCCTTCCATTAGTGGGGACCTGAAAAATTTTCAGGTCAATCAAATCTCTAAATTGTGATTGCAAAAGCAAACCTACTGGCTGCCACAAATCGCGTCAAGAATTATTTTTAGATTTTCGCGGACACGTAGGGACGTAGTAACTCGGAGGGTTTGCGAGCGGCATGACGCGTGGCACTCATCAAAGGATGATGGGATGATATTGTCGACAACCCGACACAAAGAGATTGGCTGAGTCCGTTAGAGCAACACACCGCGAAGCATCGTGCCTCTCCGTTCTCCGTGCGGCCCGTAGAGATTAAAGTCGGCCCACGCCCCCTGTACGAGTTCTTCAGGAAGTCCCAGCATCCGCGCAGGGTTGCTCGCTGCCAACCGCGCAGCTACCGCCAGGGGAGCTCCCGTCATCTGCAGGAAGTTCTCCACTGCGCGGTCCAGAGTAATGATGCTTCCCGCCAGTGTGCCCTCGTCGGTGATACAGGCCAACCCCTTGATGCGCACCACCGTACCGCCGGCTTTATAGGTTCCATCCGGCATGCCTGCCGCTGCCAGGCAG
This genomic window from Terriglobus albidus contains:
- a CDS encoding IPT/TIG domain-containing protein; amino-acid sequence: MSRKPRKIILLLSILGCFVSRGVAATAIGSVTIGGGEQSSGSTYDTGTVTATINGISVSLTYGQFTTPAGIASALGALITNNCNMPVYAQANGTSLTFYQKGGNTMTSASITSVSNNPSLFPSNSFQAGGGGTWLLAQISLLLPIGPPQMGLTIFGADFGAVQGTVTIGGIQAVIVSWSRDSVVVQVPNGLAPGLYDVGVTTATWTINSAAKFQVDKPFACN